A genomic window from Chitinophaga pollutisoli includes:
- a CDS encoding FecR domain-containing protein — protein MDHSYFLEILQKYQQGTASPEEERFLLDSYDAFGSQPDVTPLLTDEEREKLAGLMHRNILRQIAAQQAPVRRRPHFLRWKAAAAVLVLVGAATAAYLLLRPSPASPDIAAADQSVQPKAENNLIALPDGSTVLVSTGSKLRYPGSFANKDKREVYLEGKALFTVEQQTGQPFVVHAGGLQTTVLGTTFEVAAAGEGDVTVTVFKGRVRVEDERKSLGELTAHQQIVYTAGESRQQTARQAPEWQQQDLLFDDVTLLQAARLLENRFGYSIAIPDEALREQRFSTIFGSRESLEQALKSICAFNQASYTLDSIQKTVIIYRP, from the coding sequence ATGGACCACTCGTATTTCCTCGAAATACTGCAAAAATACCAGCAAGGCACTGCCTCACCAGAGGAGGAGCGCTTCCTGCTCGACAGCTACGACGCTTTCGGTTCGCAGCCCGATGTTACACCGCTGCTCACCGATGAAGAACGCGAAAAACTCGCCGGCCTGATGCACCGCAACATCCTCCGGCAAATCGCCGCGCAACAGGCGCCTGTCCGCCGCAGGCCTCACTTCCTGCGCTGGAAAGCCGCCGCCGCCGTGCTGGTGCTGGTTGGCGCGGCAACGGCCGCTTACCTGCTGCTAAGGCCCTCTCCGGCATCACCGGACATCGCGGCGGCAGACCAGTCCGTCCAGCCCAAAGCCGAAAACAACCTCATTGCCCTGCCCGATGGTTCTACCGTGCTGGTGAGCACCGGCAGCAAGTTGCGTTATCCCGGTTCTTTCGCCAATAAAGATAAAAGGGAAGTGTACCTGGAAGGGAAGGCCCTCTTTACCGTGGAGCAACAAACCGGCCAGCCGTTCGTCGTGCATGCGGGCGGATTGCAGACTACAGTACTGGGCACCACTTTCGAAGTGGCGGCCGCCGGTGAAGGTGATGTAACTGTAACCGTATTTAAAGGCAGGGTGCGGGTGGAAGATGAAAGGAAGTCCCTCGGGGAGCTGACCGCCCATCAGCAAATCGTTTACACCGCCGGCGAATCCCGCCAGCAAACCGCCCGGCAGGCCCCGGAATGGCAGCAGCAGGATCTCCTGTTCGACGATGTTACGCTCCTCCAGGCCGCACGCCTCCTCGAAAACCGCTTCGGCTACAGCATCGCCATCCCCGACGAAGCCCTGCGCGAACAACGCTTCTCCACGATTTTCGGCAGCCGGGAATCGCTGGAACAGGCCCTCAAGAGTATTTGCGCCTTCAACCAGGCATCATACACTTTAGACAGCATACAAAAGACCGTTATTATTTACAGGCCGTAA
- a CDS encoding SusC/RagA family TonB-linked outer membrane protein, translating to MNFSALAAGSVHAFPRLPVAPFLYRCMRISLLSFLLIAVTAQILTAATAKAQRLDGQTVSMSLKDAPLLEAFKQIESQTAFRFMYRKSDVGHIRHLSLPEGKRNLAAVLEQLLSPHALSFRQVDNKILIQPAPQPVADTSFVAQGRVLGDDGNPVIGATVIVKGTGRGAITNEDGQFSVTASEGEVLVITSLGYRQMEFPVKDRSPMVLQLPLQSGGSRLNEVIVVGYGTQQKRELSGSIGKVGALKPEENMVNNPISALQGRVAGLSVSNTGSTPGSMPNFTIRGVQTIQNNVTGTGSNPLIVVDGLVIDAGPAGDNANFSMFNLNPQDIASMEVLKDAASAAIYGARGAQGVILITTKKGSFGARPVVNLNAYTGYNLSSFSYRPLNSSEYAMMFKEARNNRISDIDKRLAGNLDPTEAPSLRGEKDMLNLQINELQMGKDDINWLDRVKPSRAPLSNIQLSVAGGSNQTSYYFSFGKFGEANAVGNGRLDRYTGKLAVTQKVNRWLKAGMDVAISKVKYDGLAEALGAGISARPDTPDSIKTNPDGTWDYWHGFQEHPLGALRFFHDNTKDNWNYTGNFFAEATLSKNFSFRSMIAGSRSESNLVEFLSPFSYGGLGTKGDYKETQNNGLRYTLNNVLTYRFTYSALKADVLLGQEFTGNQYRVGVKNLQGFPMIEGLWKPANASISTNFYNSGNRFYEEYSESYFLRSNMSWEGKYLLSLSLRRDGTSKLKNNRQAWFPAVSGGWIISDEDFLRSNKTLSYLKLRSSFGITGNIRPLGHYDTQDLVNSVLYLNEPALRLNTVLGNPDLRWERTKQHDIGLETRLFNNRLSITAEYYVKKTDGLLTSRQIPWSSGGFTSQRVNLGAMTNRGLDLAVSLSGKPGAFHWEVSAVANINRNRVTELRDSTMGFGVYYPGSPAGVLRIGQPVGMLQLYQSQGVDPQTGDLVYADTNKDGVINQLDMVYVPVAQPKLNGGFTVDLGWKGFSLNTQLAFNFGNKIYNFSEQYYRNYDFDIWTGVVNNKPTWVLDRWQKPGDQASYPRAVVGEHGAGRTNDWNLMPSTHYLYSGSFLRCRNVTLAYNLPNTLISKAGLQQVRVYAATQNLFTIKDRRLNADDPEQGLESGLQQNVAPLPRAVSFGIDLRF from the coding sequence ATGAATTTTTCCGCACTCGCAGCGGGAAGCGTCCACGCTTTCCCCAGGCTGCCCGTAGCGCCTTTTCTGTATCGATGTATGCGTATTTCGTTATTGTCTTTTTTACTGATCGCCGTCACCGCCCAGATCCTCACGGCCGCCACCGCCAAAGCGCAGCGGCTCGACGGGCAAACGGTCAGCATGTCGCTGAAAGACGCGCCATTGCTGGAGGCCTTTAAGCAGATAGAAAGCCAGACGGCCTTCCGCTTCATGTACCGCAAGTCGGACGTGGGCCACATCCGTCATCTCAGCCTTCCCGAAGGCAAACGCAACCTCGCCGCCGTGCTCGAACAGCTGCTGAGTCCACACGCCCTTTCCTTCCGCCAGGTAGATAACAAAATCCTCATCCAGCCCGCACCACAGCCTGTTGCAGACACCTCGTTCGTGGCGCAGGGCCGGGTGCTGGGTGATGATGGCAACCCAGTCATCGGCGCCACCGTGATCGTCAAAGGCACGGGCAGGGGCGCCATCACCAATGAAGACGGACAGTTCAGTGTTACCGCCTCCGAAGGTGAAGTGCTGGTAATTACTTCGCTGGGCTACCGGCAAATGGAATTCCCAGTGAAGGACCGCAGCCCCATGGTGCTGCAATTACCGCTGCAATCGGGCGGTTCGCGTCTCAATGAAGTGATTGTGGTGGGCTACGGCACCCAGCAGAAGCGCGAGCTGTCGGGCTCCATCGGGAAAGTGGGCGCGCTGAAGCCGGAAGAGAACATGGTGAACAACCCCATCTCCGCCCTGCAGGGCCGCGTGGCGGGGCTGTCCGTTTCCAATACCGGTTCCACGCCGGGTTCCATGCCGAACTTTACGATCCGGGGTGTTCAGACCATCCAGAACAACGTGACCGGCACCGGTTCCAATCCGCTGATCGTGGTCGACGGGTTGGTGATTGACGCGGGCCCCGCGGGCGATAACGCCAATTTCAGCATGTTCAACCTCAATCCGCAAGACATCGCCTCGATGGAAGTCCTGAAAGATGCGGCTTCCGCCGCGATCTATGGTGCGCGCGGCGCGCAAGGCGTAATCCTCATCACCACCAAGAAAGGTTCTTTCGGCGCCAGGCCAGTTGTCAACCTGAACGCTTACACTGGCTACAACTTGTCGTCTTTTTCTTACCGCCCGCTGAACAGTTCCGAATACGCGATGATGTTCAAAGAGGCGCGTAACAACCGGATCAGCGATATCGACAAGCGCCTGGCCGGGAATTTAGACCCAACGGAAGCACCATCGCTGCGCGGGGAGAAAGACATGCTCAACCTGCAGATCAACGAACTGCAAATGGGTAAGGATGATATCAACTGGCTCGACCGCGTGAAGCCTTCCCGCGCGCCGCTCAGCAATATCCAGCTCAGCGTGGCCGGCGGCAGCAACCAGACCAGTTATTATTTCTCCTTTGGGAAGTTTGGCGAAGCCAATGCCGTGGGCAACGGCCGCCTCGACCGCTACACCGGCAAGCTGGCCGTCACCCAGAAAGTGAACCGCTGGCTGAAAGCGGGAATGGACGTGGCGATTTCAAAAGTGAAATATGACGGATTGGCGGAAGCCCTCGGCGCCGGTATCTCCGCCCGCCCGGATACGCCCGATTCCATCAAAACAAATCCCGACGGCACCTGGGATTACTGGCATGGCTTCCAGGAACATCCTTTAGGCGCGCTGCGCTTCTTCCACGACAATACTAAAGACAACTGGAACTATACCGGTAATTTCTTCGCGGAAGCCACGCTCAGCAAGAATTTTAGCTTCCGTTCCATGATCGCCGGATCGCGGAGCGAAAGCAACCTGGTGGAATTCTTGTCGCCGTTTAGCTATGGCGGTCTGGGCACCAAAGGCGATTACAAGGAAACACAAAATAACGGTCTCCGTTATACGCTCAACAACGTGCTGACCTACCGGTTCACATACAGCGCGCTGAAAGCGGATGTGCTGCTCGGACAGGAATTCACCGGCAACCAATACCGCGTAGGCGTCAAGAACCTGCAGGGCTTCCCGATGATCGAGGGCTTGTGGAAACCGGCCAACGCTTCCATCTCCACCAACTTCTACAACAGCGGCAACCGATTTTATGAGGAATATTCCGAGTCTTACTTCCTGCGTTCCAACATGAGCTGGGAAGGTAAATACCTCCTCAGCCTCAGCCTCCGCCGCGATGGTACCAGCAAGCTGAAAAACAACCGCCAGGCCTGGTTCCCGGCGGTATCCGGCGGCTGGATCATCTCCGACGAAGACTTCCTCCGAAGCAACAAAACCCTGAGTTACCTGAAACTGCGCAGCAGCTTCGGTATTACGGGGAACATCCGTCCGCTCGGGCATTACGATACGCAGGACCTCGTTAACAGCGTGCTTTACCTCAACGAACCAGCCCTTCGCCTCAATACCGTACTCGGCAATCCCGATCTGCGATGGGAGCGGACCAAACAGCACGACATCGGCCTGGAGACCCGCCTCTTCAATAACCGGCTGTCCATCACCGCTGAATATTACGTAAAGAAAACCGACGGGCTGCTCACCAGCCGGCAAATACCCTGGTCCAGCGGCGGCTTCACGTCGCAGCGCGTGAACCTCGGCGCCATGACCAACCGCGGGCTCGACCTGGCCGTTTCCCTCAGCGGGAAGCCGGGCGCATTCCATTGGGAAGTGAGCGCGGTGGCAAATATCAACCGCAATCGCGTAACCGAACTGCGCGACAGCACCATGGGTTTCGGGGTATACTACCCGGGCAGCCCGGCAGGAGTGCTGCGGATTGGTCAGCCGGTAGGTATGTTGCAACTGTATCAATCGCAGGGTGTGGATCCGCAAACGGGTGACCTGGTATATGCCGATACGAATAAAGACGGCGTGATCAATCAGCTCGATATGGTGTATGTTCCGGTTGCCCAGCCGAAACTGAACGGCGGCTTCACGGTGGACCTGGGCTGGAAGGGCTTCAGCCTCAATACGCAGCTGGCCTTCAACTTTGGCAACAAGATTTACAATTTCAGTGAGCAATACTACCGGAACTACGACTTCGATATCTGGACGGGCGTTGTCAACAACAAACCCACCTGGGTGCTCGACCGCTGGCAAAAGCCCGGCGACCAGGCCAGCTATCCCCGCGCGGTGGTGGGTGAGCACGGCGCCGGCAGAACGAACGACTGGAACCTCATGCCATCGACGCATTACCTGTACAGCGGTTCTTTCCTTCGCTGCCGCAACGTAACGCTGGCCTACAACCTGCCGAATACATTGATCTCGAAAGCCGGTTTGCAGCAGGTGCGCGTATATGCCGCCACGCAGAACCTGTTTACGATAAAGGATAGACGATTGAACGCGGATGATCCCGAACAGGGGCTTGAGTCGGGGCTGCAACAGAACGTGGCGCCGTTGCCGCGCGCAGTTTCCTTTGGTATTGATCTTCGTTTCTGA
- a CDS encoding TlpA disulfide reductase family protein encodes MAQLQSEENPQLVALKAEKSQPALQAKIKKLENGSAEDLSVLIQFYAEDSAKRTIYSKRLIKRYPESQAAMMARLKPFVKLTSALEGERLLRSMMREYPGVNLDIEKTLVACQYAEKPDTAKMMRYINMIAVPAAKVAGLVQALEIIADFDNATALRIAAKNLEMVKKIKEEPAQESVMKIDPRAMYYGYINTYAKLLFKAGNNDEAYKYTAEAYNNIGERDEVLVENYAFLSSLNGEYEEALPVLARAVKEGKFERRYVDQVRKAYTHLHPGKDVDAYIAELQKDFIDTIKAHVATLLINEVAPDFTVTDVNGKKVSLADFRGKTIVLDFWATWCGPCVESFPAMQMAANRYANDPDVKFLFIHCWENVSDPLTDARNFLNKRNYTFDLYMDMKDASTKRSPAADAFKVGGIPAKFIIDGKGRIRFSVSGFSGKAEAAAEEVAQMVEMARK; translated from the coding sequence ATGGCCCAGCTGCAGTCTGAAGAGAATCCGCAGCTGGTAGCATTAAAGGCGGAGAAAAGCCAACCCGCGTTACAGGCGAAAATAAAAAAGCTGGAGAATGGCAGTGCCGAAGACCTGTCGGTTCTAATTCAATTTTACGCGGAGGATTCCGCAAAAAGAACCATTTACTCGAAGCGTCTCATCAAAAGGTATCCGGAAAGCCAGGCTGCCATGATGGCGCGGCTGAAACCATTTGTGAAACTAACCAGTGCGCTGGAAGGGGAGCGTTTGCTCCGGTCGATGATGAGGGAATATCCCGGCGTAAACCTGGATATCGAGAAGACTTTGGTAGCATGCCAATATGCAGAAAAGCCAGATACGGCTAAAATGATGCGGTATATCAATATGATAGCAGTTCCTGCTGCGAAAGTGGCAGGATTGGTACAGGCGCTTGAGATTATTGCTGATTTCGACAACGCCACCGCGTTGCGTATTGCCGCTAAGAACCTGGAAATGGTGAAGAAAATAAAGGAAGAGCCGGCGCAGGAATCGGTAATGAAAATAGATCCCCGGGCGATGTATTACGGCTATATTAATACCTACGCGAAGTTGCTTTTCAAAGCGGGCAACAACGATGAGGCTTATAAGTATACCGCCGAGGCCTACAACAACATCGGCGAAAGAGATGAGGTGCTGGTGGAGAATTATGCCTTTTTGTCGAGCCTGAACGGAGAATACGAGGAGGCGCTGCCGGTGCTGGCCAGGGCTGTAAAAGAGGGGAAATTTGAGAGGCGGTACGTCGACCAGGTAAGGAAGGCCTACACACACCTGCATCCCGGGAAAGACGTCGATGCTTATATCGCAGAATTGCAAAAGGATTTTATCGATACGATAAAGGCCCATGTGGCTACATTGCTGATCAACGAAGTCGCGCCGGATTTTACGGTGACGGATGTGAACGGCAAGAAAGTTTCATTGGCGGATTTTAGGGGAAAGACGATCGTACTGGATTTTTGGGCGACCTGGTGCGGCCCCTGCGTGGAGTCTTTTCCCGCCATGCAAATGGCGGCGAACCGGTATGCCAATGATCCGGATGTAAAGTTCCTGTTTATTCATTGCTGGGAAAATGTATCCGATCCACTTACGGACGCACGAAATTTCCTGAACAAGCGTAACTATACATTCGATCTCTATATGGATATGAAGGACGCTTCCACCAAGCGTAGCCCAGCTGCGGATGCCTTTAAGGTGGGAGGGATTCCTGCTAAGTTCATAATTGACGGAAAAGGCAGGATACGGTTTAGTGTATCAGGCTTTTCGGGTAAAGCAGAAGCGGCTGCGGAAGAAGTAGCGCAAATGGTAGAAATGGCCCGTAAATAG
- a CDS encoding MvdC/MvdD family ATP grasp protein gives MILCITHAQDTFTIDRVQQRLEELGYEGFRFNTDEFGTKYRLRYRLHASGPQYELRCGTRTIDARQIKGVWYRKMWDLQIPPSLDPTFVPAFLKEYRNSLHIFLDALKVPWINRMDTDHAVGANKLLQLNAARAAGLIVPQTLFSNHAEDAVRFFDDHGGNVVVKLHGALSKTMDGKGSFFPTTRLRKEDVPMLESLSACPMILQEYIPKERELRIIYIDGEFFTGSLRAPELADWRTANTTLVQWEPYELPPAAKDRVHVLMTALGLPFGAIDMIVKPNGEHVFLEVNPQGEWGMLEKYLDFPIAATIAEKLVNRIEQHG, from the coding sequence ATGATACTTTGCATCACGCACGCTCAGGACACATTTACGATAGACCGCGTACAGCAACGGCTGGAGGAACTCGGGTATGAGGGTTTCCGGTTCAATACCGACGAATTCGGGACGAAATACCGCCTTCGCTACCGCCTCCATGCTTCCGGCCCGCAATACGAACTGCGCTGCGGCACCCGAACGATCGACGCGCGGCAGATCAAAGGCGTATGGTACCGGAAGATGTGGGATCTGCAGATCCCTCCTTCCCTCGATCCCACCTTCGTACCGGCTTTTCTCAAAGAATACCGCAACTCCCTGCATATATTCCTCGATGCCCTCAAAGTCCCCTGGATCAACCGGATGGACACCGACCATGCCGTAGGCGCCAACAAGCTCCTGCAGCTCAATGCCGCCCGCGCGGCGGGGCTTATCGTGCCCCAAACCCTTTTCAGCAATCATGCTGAAGACGCCGTCCGCTTTTTCGACGATCATGGCGGCAACGTAGTCGTCAAACTCCACGGGGCTTTATCCAAAACGATGGACGGCAAAGGCAGTTTCTTCCCCACCACCAGGCTCCGGAAAGAAGACGTGCCCATGCTCGAATCCCTCTCCGCCTGCCCCATGATCCTCCAGGAATATATCCCCAAAGAACGCGAACTGCGCATTATATACATCGACGGCGAGTTCTTCACCGGCAGCCTCCGCGCTCCCGAACTGGCCGACTGGCGAACGGCCAACACCACGCTCGTACAATGGGAACCCTACGAATTGCCGCCCGCCGCCAAAGACAGGGTACATGTGCTGATGACCGCGCTGGGATTGCCCTTCGGCGCCATAGACATGATCGTAAAGCCAAACGGGGAGCACGTTTTCCTGGAAGTGAACCCGCAGGGCGAGTGGGGCATGCTGGAGAAATACCTCGATTTCCCCATCGCCGCCACCATCGCCGAAAAATTAGTCAACCGAATTGAACAGCATGGCTAA
- a CDS encoding microviridin/marinostatin family tricyclic proteinase inhibitor, with the protein MKPNEKLMKPFFAQLLESQQQQQTTGQQTTETSYWTSKLADVPDQTQKYPSDGDEEWWLL; encoded by the coding sequence ATGAAACCCAATGAAAAGCTCATGAAGCCGTTTTTCGCGCAGCTGCTGGAGTCGCAGCAACAGCAGCAAACAACAGGCCAACAAACTACTGAAACTTCTTACTGGACCAGCAAACTGGCCGACGTACCGGACCAGACGCAGAAATATCCCTCCGACGGGGATGAGGAATGGTGGTTGCTGTAA
- a CDS encoding RagB/SusD family nutrient uptake outer membrane protein, which yields MFRNYKIYMIVVCMAALAACGKYLDRPSPDQAIGKDQLTDNDIALLLKGAYLSMSGSWPPQSYPMTDIYSDDIISLQGGNPAQFNPQAYEACNASPNDGFGIGRYYIAAYTTIGNANFIIGKIGNPSTPALRQILGEALVIRAHAYNQLAEIFGGVVLITSVETDIDRIRKAKSTESEVLNQVEKDLEAAIPLLADFSTPKAASKQAAQLLLARVSLQRGKHARAKELAEAVIATGKRTLSAATFSNIFRYNSPAQEMIWQMSDGPMPTAYERYGLFSFYSPAPPFLGNGTGLTTMDDALVDSYEANDTRRELVRKARQNATGRDANYLLKFSTDTLQPAAAVYVIYPLMRISEAYLISAEASARQQTVDVTPYNALRTARKASTKNAADFADAAAFLEELEKERRRELVGEGRRWQDMKRFGSALPFLVSKGRDSKRLWFPFTNAEILRNPLLEQNDGY from the coding sequence ATGTTTCGCAACTATAAAATATATATGATCGTGGTTTGCATGGCAGCCCTCGCGGCTTGCGGCAAATACCTCGACAGGCCCTCGCCGGACCAGGCCATCGGAAAAGACCAGCTTACGGATAACGATATTGCCTTGTTACTGAAGGGCGCTTATCTCAGCATGTCGGGCAGCTGGCCTCCGCAATCGTACCCGATGACGGACATCTACAGCGACGATATTATTTCGCTGCAGGGCGGTAATCCCGCGCAGTTCAATCCGCAGGCGTATGAAGCCTGCAACGCCAGTCCCAACGACGGTTTCGGGATCGGGCGGTATTACATCGCGGCATATACGACGATTGGTAATGCCAATTTTATTATCGGGAAGATCGGCAATCCTTCCACGCCCGCGCTGCGGCAGATACTCGGCGAAGCGCTCGTGATCCGCGCGCATGCGTACAACCAGCTGGCGGAGATTTTCGGCGGTGTGGTGCTGATTACTTCCGTGGAAACGGATATCGACAGGATCCGCAAGGCGAAAAGCACCGAATCCGAAGTGCTGAACCAGGTGGAAAAAGACCTCGAAGCCGCCATTCCCTTACTGGCGGATTTCTCCACGCCCAAAGCCGCTTCCAAACAGGCTGCGCAGCTCCTCCTGGCGCGTGTGAGCCTGCAGCGCGGCAAGCATGCCCGCGCGAAGGAACTGGCGGAAGCGGTAATTGCTACGGGTAAAAGAACCTTGTCTGCCGCAACGTTTTCCAACATCTTCCGTTACAACAGCCCGGCGCAGGAAATGATCTGGCAGATGTCCGACGGGCCGATGCCGACTGCTTACGAGCGCTATGGCCTGTTCAGCTTTTATAGTCCCGCGCCGCCTTTCCTCGGCAACGGCACCGGCCTTACTACGATGGACGATGCGCTGGTGGATTCTTACGAGGCAAACGATACCCGCCGCGAACTGGTCCGTAAGGCACGGCAGAACGCAACCGGAAGGGACGCGAATTATTTGCTGAAATTTTCGACCGATACGCTGCAACCCGCTGCCGCCGTTTACGTTATATATCCGCTCATGCGCATCAGCGAGGCATACCTGATTTCGGCGGAAGCTTCTGCAAGGCAGCAAACGGTGGACGTTACACCGTACAATGCGCTTCGCACGGCCCGTAAAGCGAGCACGAAGAACGCGGCCGATTTCGCGGATGCCGCAGCATTCCTGGAAGAGCTGGAGAAAGAGCGCCGTCGTGAACTGGTAGGAGAAGGCCGTCGCTGGCAGGATATGAAACGTTTCGGAAGCGCATTACCCTTCCTTGTTTCAAAAGGCCGTGACAGCAAGCGTTTGTGGTTCCCTTTCACCAATGCGGAAATTCTGCGCAATCCGTTACTGGAGCAGAATGATGGTTATTAA
- a CDS encoding 2,3,4,5-tetrahydropyridine-2,6-dicarboxylate N-succinyltransferase, whose product MDIQQQIQAAWNDRSLLQQTQYSDAVKSVIEAVDKGKLRVAEPAEGGWKVNEWVKQAILMYFAIQPMETMEVPPFEFYDKMKLKTNYKELGVRVVPHAVARYGAFIAKGAILMPSYVNIGAYVDEGTMVDTWATVGSCAQIGKHVHLSGGVGIGGVLEPLQASPVIIEDGVFVGSRCIVVEGVHVEKEAVLGANVVLTQSTKIIDVSGPEPIEYKGRVPARSVVIPGTYTKKFPAGEYQVSCALIIGQRKASTDLKTSLNDTLREFNVAV is encoded by the coding sequence ATGGATATTCAGCAACAGATCCAGGCTGCGTGGAACGACCGCAGCCTTTTGCAGCAGACGCAATATTCCGACGCCGTAAAATCAGTGATCGAAGCCGTTGACAAGGGCAAGCTTCGCGTGGCGGAGCCGGCTGAAGGCGGCTGGAAGGTGAACGAATGGGTAAAACAGGCGATCCTGATGTATTTCGCGATTCAGCCGATGGAAACGATGGAAGTACCTCCTTTCGAGTTCTACGATAAAATGAAGCTGAAAACCAACTATAAGGAACTGGGCGTTCGCGTGGTACCTCATGCCGTGGCGCGTTATGGCGCTTTCATCGCGAAAGGCGCTATCCTCATGCCTTCTTATGTAAATATCGGCGCATATGTGGATGAAGGAACGATGGTGGACACCTGGGCAACGGTAGGTTCCTGCGCGCAGATCGGCAAGCACGTTCACCTGAGCGGCGGCGTAGGCATCGGCGGCGTACTGGAGCCCCTGCAGGCCAGCCCCGTGATCATTGAAGACGGCGTATTTGTAGGTTCCCGCTGCATCGTGGTGGAAGGCGTTCACGTGGAAAAAGAAGCCGTACTGGGCGCCAACGTGGTGCTGACACAGTCAACCAAGATCATCGACGTGAGCGGTCCCGAGCCGATCGAGTACAAAGGCCGCGTACCGGCCCGCAGCGTGGTGATCCCCGGCACTTATACCAAGAAGTTCCCTGCCGGCGAGTACCAGGTTTCCTGCGCGCTGATCATCGGTCAGCGTAAAGCAAGCACCGACCTTAAAACGAGCCTGAACGACACCCTCCGCGAATTCAATGTTGCGGTGTAA
- a CDS encoding MvdC/MvdD family ATP grasp protein gives MAKILIITHSADNDAVTSVMEHLNAAGATPVRFNVDRYPLVTRLTSEFRGHERRLWLEDGSAPQSLEELSAVWYRRSYHIADGLDQVLEKPYLSPATGEIRRTLFGMLESLPCFQLERYSTYRRLDSKEEQLRIAAECGLLTPATCITNSPERLEAFMQSVNGPIVAKMQSAFAIHQDGQEQVVFTSEIRQDHLQQLPQLRFCPMTFQEKLEKELELRVNIIGKEIFAFSIDSQQQPGAETDWRKEGASLAVQWKPYALPGHVAGGFRD, from the coding sequence ATGGCTAAAATTCTAATTATTACACATTCCGCAGACAACGATGCCGTTACTTCCGTCATGGAACACCTCAACGCCGCCGGCGCCACACCGGTTCGCTTCAATGTCGACCGCTATCCGCTGGTGACCCGCCTCACCTCCGAATTCCGCGGCCATGAGCGGCGCCTCTGGCTGGAAGACGGATCAGCACCGCAATCCCTGGAAGAACTCAGCGCTGTTTGGTACCGGCGCAGCTATCACATCGCCGACGGCCTCGACCAGGTGCTGGAAAAACCCTACCTCTCACCCGCCACCGGCGAAATCCGCAGAACATTGTTCGGGATGCTGGAATCCCTCCCCTGCTTCCAGCTGGAACGGTACAGCACTTACCGACGCCTCGACAGCAAGGAGGAACAACTCCGCATCGCGGCGGAATGCGGGTTACTGACACCCGCCACCTGTATCACCAACAGCCCGGAGCGGCTGGAAGCGTTCATGCAATCGGTGAACGGGCCCATCGTGGCGAAGATGCAAAGCGCCTTCGCCATTCACCAGGACGGGCAGGAACAGGTCGTGTTTACCAGCGAGATCCGCCAGGACCACCTGCAACAATTGCCGCAATTGCGTTTCTGCCCCATGACCTTCCAGGAGAAGCTGGAAAAGGAGCTGGAATTGCGGGTGAATATCATCGGGAAAGAGATCTTCGCGTTCAGCATCGATTCGCAGCAACAGCCGGGTGCGGAAACGGATTGGCGGAAAGAAGGCGCCAGCCTCGCCGTGCAATGGAAACCATATGCATTGCCCGGGCACGTAGCCGGGGGCTTTCGCGACTGA
- a CDS encoding sigma-70 family RNA polymerase sigma factor: MGDAGAYKDLGDAELLRSLKDGSMEAFNALYQRYWQPAYNAAFKRLNDPAAAQDVTQDFFLQLWNRRADLHILHLPAYIHTSVRNRVLNHLASQQRFLPMEDLFAESASGGEGADALARRNEWLKSYHALVDALPPGRQEIFRLRYNDGATPDEIAALLNISRKTVQNQLGKALARLRATLGAMCWSILP; this comes from the coding sequence ATGGGGGATGCAGGCGCATATAAGGACCTGGGCGACGCGGAATTGCTGCGTTCGCTGAAAGACGGCAGCATGGAGGCATTTAACGCCCTTTACCAACGCTACTGGCAACCCGCGTACAATGCCGCCTTCAAACGCCTGAACGATCCCGCCGCCGCGCAGGACGTTACCCAGGATTTCTTCCTCCAGCTCTGGAACCGCCGCGCTGATCTCCACATTCTCCATCTCCCCGCCTATATCCACACCTCCGTCCGCAACCGCGTACTCAACCATCTCGCATCGCAGCAACGCTTCCTGCCCATGGAAGACCTCTTCGCCGAATCCGCTTCCGGCGGCGAAGGCGCCGATGCCCTCGCCCGCCGCAACGAATGGCTGAAATCCTACCACGCCCTGGTAGACGCCCTCCCGCCGGGCCGCCAGGAAATTTTCCGCCTCCGCTATAATGACGGCGCCACCCCGGACGAGATCGCCGCGCTCCTCAATATCTCCCGCAAAACCGTCCAAAACCAACTGGGGAAAGCGCTCGCCAGGCTCAGGGCTACCCTCGGCGCCATGTGCTGGTCCATATTGCCGTAA